The Haloferax sp. Atlit-12N genome contains a region encoding:
- a CDS encoding ABC transporter ATP-binding protein: MSDEPLLSVRGLVSGYGSTRVLQGIDLDVPRGSVVTLIGRNGVGKTTTLRSILGNVPPSEGTITFDGTDITTLSPEKTAREGIALVPEERRVFPGLTVTENVEIGRIGGRRDVEKPSVDAIVDEFENLARHRNSRGANLSGGEQQMLAIARALVSAPDLLLLDEPTEGLAPAIVKQVQRKIEELNDDGATILLVEQNVQVALDAADYVYILDKGRVVHEGPADEVAAADEVLDRYLGVSMAD; the protein is encoded by the coding sequence GTGAGCGACGAACCGCTCTTGTCCGTCCGCGGACTCGTCTCGGGCTACGGGTCGACCCGCGTCCTGCAGGGCATCGACCTCGACGTGCCTCGGGGGTCGGTCGTCACGCTCATCGGGCGCAACGGCGTCGGCAAGACGACGACGCTCCGGAGCATCCTCGGGAACGTCCCGCCGTCCGAGGGGACCATCACCTTCGACGGGACGGACATCACGACGCTGTCGCCGGAGAAGACCGCCCGCGAGGGCATCGCACTCGTTCCCGAGGAGCGCCGCGTCTTCCCCGGCCTGACCGTCACCGAGAACGTCGAAATCGGCCGCATCGGCGGTCGTCGAGACGTCGAGAAACCGAGCGTCGACGCCATCGTCGACGAGTTCGAGAACCTCGCGCGCCACCGGAACAGCCGGGGGGCGAACCTCTCGGGCGGTGAACAGCAGATGCTCGCCATCGCCCGCGCGCTCGTCTCCGCGCCGGACCTCCTGTTGCTCGACGAACCGACCGAAGGGCTCGCGCCCGCTATCGTCAAACAGGTCCAGCGAAAAATCGAGGAACTGAACGACGACGGCGCGACCATCCTTCTGGTCGAACAGAACGTACAGGTCGCCCTCGACGCCGCGGACTACGTCTACATACTCGACAAGGGCCGGGTCGTCCACGAGGGCCCCGCCGACGAGGTCGCGGCCGCCGACGAGGTGCTCGACCGGTACCTCGGCGTCTCGATGGCTGACTGA
- a CDS encoding ABC transporter ATP-binding protein, whose product MSDPILRTENLTKEFGKLVAVDDVTLDVERGEFRSLIGPNGAGKTTMFNLLTGALRPTRGTVTFDGENVTALPPHERVRRGLGRSFQITNVFSGLTVRENVRLAAQAAREGGFTPVEEYLRRSDAFDDVNEHTDRVLDRSGLLGRGDEPADVLAYGDKRRLEIAIVLATDPDMVLLDEPTAGMSAEETRATMDLIDEVLSDRTLLLIEHDIDLVMRVSDRITVLHRGEVLAEGTPEAVSEDSEVREAYFGGVEA is encoded by the coding sequence ATGAGTGACCCGATACTGCGGACCGAGAACCTGACGAAGGAGTTCGGCAAACTCGTCGCCGTCGACGACGTGACCCTCGACGTGGAACGCGGCGAGTTCCGGAGCCTCATCGGCCCGAACGGGGCCGGCAAGACGACCATGTTTAACCTCTTGACCGGCGCGCTCCGGCCGACCCGCGGCACCGTGACGTTCGACGGCGAGAACGTGACCGCGCTCCCGCCGCACGAGCGCGTGCGCCGCGGCCTCGGCCGGTCGTTCCAAATCACGAACGTCTTCTCGGGGCTCACGGTCCGCGAGAACGTCCGCCTCGCCGCGCAGGCGGCCCGCGAGGGCGGTTTCACGCCGGTCGAAGAGTACCTCCGGCGAAGCGACGCCTTCGACGACGTGAACGAGCACACCGACCGCGTGCTCGACCGCTCCGGCCTCTTGGGCCGCGGCGACGAACCCGCGGACGTGCTCGCCTACGGTGACAAGCGCCGGCTCGAAATCGCCATCGTGCTCGCCACCGACCCCGACATGGTGCTTCTGGACGAACCGACCGCCGGCATGAGCGCCGAGGAGACGCGGGCCACGATGGACCTCATCGACGAGGTGCTGTCGGACCGGACGCTCCTGCTCATCGAACACGACATCGACCTCGTGATGCGGGTGTCCGACCGCATCACGGTCCTCCACCGCGGCGAGGTACTGGCCGAGGGGACGCCCGAGGCCGTCTCGGAGGACTCGGAGGTCCGCGAGGCCTACTTCGGGGGTGTCGAGGCGTGA
- a CDS encoding ABC transporter permease, with amino-acid sequence MSVASAVAEQVLNGLVVGMVYVLLAAGLSIIFGVMDVINFAHGELFALGAYFAFAIAGPLGGAGFWVALVVAPLLVGVVGMGIERLTVKRLYGRDPLYHILLTFGLVLIINDLITSVWGKSAQPFPVPSVLDQPVALFGFNYSLYNYGIIVFGSALALGTWLLLNRTRFGMIIRAGSEDREMVRTLGINIDRYYTLTFGFGAALAGVAGIVLGAYQNVSPTMGSSVIIPAFVIVVLGGLGSFRGAVVGGLFVGLVQTFARTYAPFLEGLIVFLLMIAVLVVKPTGLFGTSVGAGDHHDGALLHGSGGGVLSAETRAKLGYAGVGALLIVPLLAEVTGVTYSVTLLEDILIWALFALSLDLVLGYAGLVSLGHTLFYGVGAYASVLTLMHVSPSVFVALVVAVAVCAAIAWGVGYLSIRVSGVFFAMITLGFAELFYNAVFKFDFTGGSDGLFGVDAFYGLAGLGIDPGEFAVPLGPFVLDGGVVQYYFLLAVVVGSYLLARRLIRAPFGSVLQSIRESEERASFIGYDVTAYKRRAFVVSGGLAGLAGGLFAANNGYVAPSFLHWINSGEVIVMTVLGGMGTLYGPMLGAGVFVAAEDVLSSYIDQWQLVIGVLFVLFVIFVPRGLVSLPQTVADHPLFESAVGDRFGDRVGEQAGVTDPEVDRHE; translated from the coding sequence ATGTCGGTCGCTAGTGCCGTCGCCGAGCAGGTCCTCAACGGCCTCGTCGTCGGGATGGTGTACGTCCTGCTCGCGGCCGGACTCTCCATCATCTTCGGCGTCATGGACGTCATCAACTTCGCCCACGGCGAGCTGTTCGCCCTCGGCGCGTACTTCGCGTTCGCCATCGCCGGCCCTCTCGGTGGCGCGGGCTTCTGGGTCGCGCTCGTCGTCGCGCCCCTCCTCGTCGGCGTCGTCGGGATGGGCATCGAGCGGCTCACCGTCAAGCGGCTGTACGGCCGCGACCCACTGTACCACATCCTCCTGACGTTCGGGCTCGTCCTCATCATCAACGACCTCATCACGTCGGTGTGGGGCAAGTCCGCCCAGCCGTTTCCGGTTCCCTCGGTCCTCGACCAACCGGTCGCGCTGTTCGGGTTCAACTACTCGCTGTACAACTACGGCATCATCGTCTTCGGGTCGGCGCTGGCGCTCGGCACGTGGCTCCTGTTGAACCGCACCCGCTTCGGGATGATAATCCGCGCCGGCTCCGAGGACCGCGAGATGGTCCGTACCCTCGGCATCAACATCGACCGCTACTACACCCTCACGTTCGGGTTCGGCGCGGCGCTCGCCGGCGTCGCCGGCATCGTCCTCGGCGCGTACCAGAACGTCAGCCCGACGATGGGGAGCTCGGTCATCATCCCGGCGTTCGTCATCGTCGTTCTGGGTGGCCTCGGGTCGTTCCGCGGGGCCGTGGTCGGCGGTTTGTTCGTCGGTCTCGTCCAGACGTTCGCCCGGACGTACGCGCCGTTCTTGGAGGGACTCATCGTCTTCCTGCTCATGATTGCCGTGCTCGTCGTCAAGCCGACGGGACTGTTCGGCACGAGCGTCGGCGCGGGCGACCACCACGACGGCGCGCTCCTCCACGGCTCCGGCGGCGGCGTGCTGTCCGCGGAGACCCGCGCGAAACTCGGTTACGCCGGCGTTGGCGCGCTCCTCATCGTCCCGCTTCTCGCGGAGGTGACCGGCGTCACCTACTCCGTGACGCTTCTCGAAGACATCCTCATCTGGGCGCTGTTCGCGCTCAGCCTCGACCTCGTGCTCGGCTACGCGGGCCTCGTCTCGCTCGGTCACACGCTGTTCTACGGGGTTGGCGCGTACGCCTCGGTTCTCACGCTCATGCACGTCTCACCGTCGGTGTTCGTCGCGCTCGTCGTCGCCGTCGCTGTCTGCGCGGCCATCGCGTGGGGCGTCGGCTACCTCTCGATACGCGTGTCCGGGGTGTTCTTCGCCATGATAACCCTCGGGTTCGCGGAGCTGTTCTACAACGCCGTGTTCAAGTTCGACTTCACCGGCGGCTCCGACGGCCTGTTCGGCGTCGACGCGTTCTACGGTCTCGCCGGCCTCGGCATCGACCCCGGCGAGTTCGCGGTCCCGCTGGGTCCGTTCGTCCTCGACGGCGGCGTCGTCCAGTACTACTTCCTCCTCGCCGTCGTGGTCGGGTCGTACCTGCTGGCCCGCCGCCTCATCCGCGCACCGTTCGGCTCGGTGCTGCAGTCCATCCGCGAGAGCGAAGAGCGCGCCTCGTTCATCGGCTACGACGTGACCGCCTACAAGCGCCGCGCCTTCGTCGTCTCCGGCGGCCTCGCGGGGCTCGCCGGCGGGCTGTTCGCCGCCAACAACGGTTACGTCGCGCCGTCGTTTCTCCACTGGATAAACTCGGGCGAGGTAATCGTGATGACCGTCCTCGGCGGCATGGGGACGCTCTACGGGCCGATGCTCGGCGCGGGCGTCTTCGTCGCCGCGGAGGACGTGCTCTCGTCGTACATCGACCAGTGGCAGCTCGTCATCGGCGTGCTGTTCGTCCTGTTCGTCATCTTCGTGCCGCGGGGGCTCGTGTCGCTCCCGCAGACGGTGGCGGACCACCCGCTTTTCGAATCGGCCGTCGGCGACCGATTCGGCGACCGCGTCGGCGAACAGGCCGGCGTCACCGACCCGGAGGTAGACCGCCATGAGTGA
- a CDS encoding ABC transporter substrate-binding protein, producing MAGVTGLTGVAGCLGGGGGGGSNAITYGVISPMTGPYGGLAVGQRNGAELAIRHVNENADIDVEITGVYEDTEADPSTGRRKAQSVVEQDGASYLMGAISSSVALALNEFAAEEEIIYNPGGAAVPITGSNCNEWVFRAETNTAQMAEAVSDYTAENLGTKVWFHIADYAYGESVMQRVERRMRDGHDIEVVGRSRSQLGSTNYNSYVSQIANSDAEVAVLGMTGGDLINFVKQAASQGLKESVNLMSPTMTFSVVRGALGEAAYGTYGGVRYLPTLETGDNQSFVEAYRSEYDSLPDNFARAAYMSIRMTARGIAEAGSTDPAEVKEVLPGLEMDTILGPNQFRDCDHQAMNPVWPGELVAPDGGSGPAAVELGEMIAGADALPDCGELGCSL from the coding sequence TTGGCGGGCGTGACCGGGCTGACGGGCGTCGCCGGCTGTCTCGGCGGCGGTGGGGGTGGCGGGTCGAACGCCATCACCTATGGAGTGATTAGCCCGATGACCGGCCCGTACGGCGGTCTCGCGGTCGGCCAGCGAAACGGGGCCGAGTTAGCGATACGGCACGTCAACGAGAACGCGGACATCGACGTGGAGATAACGGGCGTCTACGAGGACACCGAGGCGGACCCCTCGACCGGCCGGCGGAAGGCGCAGTCCGTCGTCGAACAGGACGGGGCGTCGTATCTCATGGGCGCGATATCGTCCAGCGTCGCGCTCGCGCTCAACGAGTTCGCGGCCGAAGAGGAGATTATCTACAACCCCGGCGGGGCCGCGGTTCCCATCACGGGGTCGAACTGCAACGAGTGGGTGTTCCGCGCCGAGACGAACACGGCGCAGATGGCCGAAGCCGTCTCCGACTACACCGCCGAGAACCTCGGTACCAAGGTGTGGTTCCACATCGCCGACTACGCCTACGGCGAGTCGGTGATGCAGCGCGTCGAGCGCCGCATGCGCGACGGTCACGACATCGAAGTCGTCGGCCGGAGTCGCTCGCAACTCGGCTCGACTAACTACAACTCCTACGTCAGCCAAATCGCCAACTCCGATGCCGAGGTGGCGGTTCTCGGCATGACCGGCGGTGACCTCATCAACTTCGTCAAGCAGGCGGCGAGCCAGGGGCTCAAAGAGAGCGTGAACCTCATGTCGCCGACGATGACGTTCTCGGTCGTCCGCGGCGCGCTCGGCGAAGCCGCCTACGGCACCTACGGCGGGGTCCGCTACCTGCCGACGCTCGAAACGGGCGACAACCAGTCGTTCGTCGAGGCCTACCGAAGCGAGTACGACTCTCTCCCGGACAACTTCGCGCGGGCCGCGTACATGTCCATTCGGATGACTGCGCGGGGCATCGCGGAGGCCGGGTCGACCGACCCCGCGGAGGTCAAGGAGGTGCTTCCGGGCCTCGAAATGGACACGATTCTCGGGCCGAACCAGTTCCGCGACTGCGACCATCAGGCGATGAACCCGGTGTGGCCGGGCGAACTCGTCGCGCCGGACGGCGGGAGCGGTCCCGCGGCCGTCGAACTCGGCGAGATGATCGCCGGGGCGGACGCGCTCCCCGACTGCGGCGAACTCGGCTGCTCGCTCTAG
- a CDS encoding LLM class flavin-dependent oxidoreductase, with amino-acid sequence MKLGTGLFTCQRRPDDDRPMADLYDEMLTLGCAIDDAGLDSAWVSEHHFMPDGYLSGTMPALGALAAATESVELGTCIALAPLYDPLRLAEDAATVDLISGGRTTLGLAIGSNPREFDAFGVPRDERVDRLADTVSLLRDAWSDGPIAHESPFHEGSTGVDVTPKPAHDVPLMLGGAAKPAVRRAARTADAWCAPSSLSLNGLRKRVEDIRSVREAEGLDGEFTIYVLQHGFVGDSKAEAWDAMRDGYLYLQRRYAEIFSGDEVPELSDERRAELKAQAIFGTPDDVVAELDRYRDALGDDIHFIFRTYHPGIGTDRMVECVRRLGDEVCPRLV; translated from the coding sequence ATGAAACTCGGGACGGGACTGTTCACCTGCCAGCGGCGGCCGGACGACGACCGGCCGATGGCCGACCTGTACGACGAGATGCTGACGCTCGGCTGCGCGATAGACGACGCCGGCCTCGACAGCGCGTGGGTGTCCGAACACCACTTCATGCCCGACGGCTACCTCTCGGGGACGATGCCCGCGCTCGGGGCGCTCGCGGCGGCGACCGAGTCGGTCGAACTCGGGACGTGTATCGCGCTCGCGCCGCTGTACGACCCGCTCCGGCTCGCGGAGGACGCGGCGACGGTCGACCTCATCTCGGGCGGGCGAACGACGCTCGGCCTCGCAATCGGCTCGAACCCCCGCGAGTTCGACGCCTTCGGCGTTCCGCGAGACGAGCGCGTCGACCGCCTCGCCGACACGGTCTCCCTCCTCCGCGACGCGTGGTCAGACGGTCCGATAGCACACGAGTCGCCGTTTCACGAGGGTTCGACCGGTGTCGACGTGACGCCCAAACCGGCACACGACGTGCCCCTCATGCTCGGCGGCGCGGCCAAGCCCGCGGTTCGCCGGGCGGCCCGGACGGCGGACGCGTGGTGTGCGCCGTCGTCGCTCTCTCTCAACGGCCTGCGCAAGCGCGTCGAGGACATCCGGAGCGTCCGGGAGGCCGAAGGACTCGACGGTGAGTTCACGATATACGTCCTCCAACACGGGTTCGTCGGCGACTCGAAAGCCGAGGCGTGGGACGCGATGAGAGACGGCTATCTCTACCTCCAGCGCCGGTACGCCGAGATATTCTCCGGCGACGAGGTCCCCGAACTGTCCGACGAGCGCCGGGCGGAACTCAAAGCACAGGCCATCTTCGGCACGCCCGACGACGTGGTCGCGGAACTCGACCGCTACCGCGACGCGCTCGGCGACGACATCCACTTCATCTTCCGTACCTACCACCCCGGCATCGGCACCGACCGGATGGTCGAGTGCGTCCGCCGACTCGGCGACGAGGTCTGTCCGCGACTCGTCTGA
- a CDS encoding VOC family protein, with the protein MSPDDSVPSDSTTAAATEPAPPAARVDHVGIAVEDVEATEPTLFALGCERVHRETVADGSFEWATYVLGDASRIELVAPVEGESFLTTFLDEHGPGLHHVTLEVSDIDAMVAALEAAGERVVGYAVEDGWTEAFVSPRNPTGALFQLMEYHDNYGEKGADDALFVRGERLDS; encoded by the coding sequence ATGAGTCCCGACGATTCGGTACCCTCGGATTCGACGACCGCGGCCGCGACTGAGCCAGCGCCGCCGGCCGCGCGCGTCGACCACGTGGGAATCGCCGTCGAGGACGTCGAGGCCACCGAGCCGACGCTGTTCGCGCTCGGCTGCGAGCGCGTCCACCGCGAGACGGTCGCGGACGGCTCGTTCGAGTGGGCGACCTACGTCCTCGGCGACGCCTCCAGAATCGAACTCGTCGCGCCCGTCGAAGGAGAGTCGTTTCTGACGACCTTCCTCGACGAGCACGGCCCCGGCCTCCACCACGTCACGCTGGAGGTGTCGGACATCGACGCGATGGTCGCCGCCCTCGAAGCCGCGGGCGAGCGTGTCGTGGGGTACGCGGTGGAAGACGGCTGGACCGAGGCGTTCGTCTCGCCGCGAAACCCGACCGGCGCGCTCTTTCAGTTGATGGAGTACCACGACAACTACGGCGAGAAGGGAGCCGACGACGCGTTGTTCGTCCGCGGCGAGCGGTTGGATTCGTGA
- a CDS encoding MaoC/PaaZ C-terminal domain-containing protein → MAYSYEPHYFEDFEEGKEFQSVGRTVTEADFMMHSALSGDWTELHTNSEYAEDTQFGQRIAHGPMTFVQSTGFVYRSGIVERTAIAFLGMNYMDLPNPVFIGDTLSQTMVVSERKDLGSRDDAGLVVLEIEMTKQDGTVVLEGDMKFLIKTKSAAE, encoded by the coding sequence ATGGCATACAGCTACGAACCGCACTACTTCGAGGACTTCGAGGAGGGCAAAGAGTTCCAGAGCGTCGGTCGCACCGTCACCGAGGCGGACTTCATGATGCACTCCGCGCTCTCGGGCGACTGGACCGAACTCCACACGAACAGCGAGTACGCGGAAGACACCCAGTTCGGCCAGCGAATCGCCCACGGGCCGATGACATTCGTCCAGTCGACCGGCTTCGTGTACCGGTCGGGCATCGTCGAGCGCACCGCCATCGCCTTCCTCGGGATGAACTACATGGACCTACCGAACCCGGTGTTCATCGGCGACACGCTCTCGCAGACGATGGTCGTCTCGGAGCGGAAGGACCTCGGGAGCCGCGACGACGCCGGCTTGGTCGTCCTCGAAATCGAGATGACGAAGCAGGACGGCACCGTCGTCCTCGAAGGCGACATGAAGTTCCTCATCAAGACGAAGTCGGCCGCGGAGTAA
- a CDS encoding PaaI family thioesterase gives MSEPDDYAEIRERASNDPYCGRVGIDLAEVGDGYAETTLTVAEDHLNFHGTPHGGAVYSLADAAFAAASNSHGDAAFALETNISYLAAAEVGETLRAVARETHLGGRTAEYEVVVSGGDGERIATFRGRVYKPGGR, from the coding sequence ATGTCGGAGCCAGACGACTACGCGGAGATACGGGAGCGCGCCTCGAACGACCCCTACTGCGGGCGCGTCGGCATCGACCTCGCCGAGGTCGGCGACGGGTACGCGGAGACGACGCTGACCGTGGCCGAAGACCACCTGAACTTCCACGGGACGCCCCACGGGGGCGCGGTGTACAGCCTCGCGGACGCGGCCTTCGCGGCCGCTTCGAACAGCCACGGTGACGCCGCGTTCGCGCTGGAGACGAACATCTCGTACCTCGCGGCCGCCGAGGTGGGCGAGACGCTCCGCGCGGTCGCCCGGGAGACGCACCTCGGGGGACGGACCGCGGAGTACGAGGTCGTCGTCTCCGGCGGGGACGGAGAGCGAATCGCGACCTTTCGAGGGCGCGTCTACAAGCCCGGCGGGCGCTGA
- the paaK gene encoding phenylacetate--CoA ligase PaaK: protein MVFDSTETASREELREVQDGRLRETVRNAYENVEFYRETFDEAGLSPADIESVEDLSKLPFTTKEDFRDHYPTGMFAVDMDDVIRVHASSGTTGKPKIVGYTREDLDVWSKAVARCLVAAGVGSDDVVQNAYGYGLFTGGLGLHQGVEELGATVIPIGGGNTQRQVELLSDLGSDVIACTPSYALYLAEVADDMGIDIRDLPLRTVIFGAEPCTEPMRNEIEERLGVTGIDIYGLSEIVGPGVSVECEAQDGLHIWEDYFYPEVVDPNTGDPVEEGEEGELVLTTLAKDALPVLRYRTGDLTTLDYDTCECGRTCVRMDNITGRSDDLIIVRGVNFYPSEVESVVLEFDQIAPHYRIDLRREGNLDRVEITVELVEEFGGSLSDLEGRIQKRLSNVLSFTPDELNLVEYGDIARTEVGKVQRVYDHRGQ from the coding sequence ATGGTATTCGATAGCACGGAGACCGCCTCGCGGGAGGAACTCCGCGAGGTGCAGGACGGTCGCCTGCGGGAGACGGTTCGGAACGCGTACGAGAACGTCGAGTTCTACCGCGAGACGTTCGACGAGGCCGGACTCTCGCCCGCGGACATCGAGAGCGTCGAAGACCTGTCGAAACTGCCGTTCACGACGAAGGAGGACTTCCGGGACCACTACCCCACGGGGATGTTCGCGGTCGACATGGACGACGTGATTCGCGTCCACGCGTCGTCGGGTACGACCGGCAAGCCCAAAATCGTCGGCTACACCCGCGAGGACCTCGACGTGTGGAGCAAGGCCGTCGCGCGGTGTCTCGTCGCGGCCGGCGTCGGTTCGGACGACGTGGTTCAGAACGCCTACGGCTACGGCCTGTTCACCGGCGGTCTCGGCCTCCACCAGGGCGTCGAAGAACTCGGCGCGACGGTCATCCCCATCGGCGGCGGCAACACCCAGCGACAGGTGGAACTACTCTCAGACCTCGGAAGCGACGTTATCGCGTGTACCCCGTCGTACGCGCTCTATCTCGCCGAAGTCGCAGACGACATGGGTATCGACATCCGCGACCTGCCGCTTCGGACGGTCATCTTCGGCGCGGAGCCCTGCACCGAACCGATGCGAAACGAAATCGAAGAGCGACTCGGCGTGACCGGCATCGACATCTACGGCCTCTCGGAAATCGTCGGTCCCGGCGTCTCCGTCGAGTGCGAAGCGCAGGACGGCCTGCACATCTGGGAGGACTACTTCTACCCCGAGGTGGTCGACCCGAACACGGGCGACCCCGTCGAGGAGGGCGAGGAGGGAGAACTCGTGTTGACGACCCTCGCGAAGGACGCGCTGCCGGTCCTCCGGTATCGGACGGGCGACCTGACCACGCTGGACTACGACACCTGCGAGTGCGGCCGAACCTGCGTCCGCATGGACAACATCACGGGCCGGTCGGACGACCTGATAATCGTCCGCGGCGTGAACTTCTACCCGAGCGAGGTCGAGTCGGTCGTCCTCGAGTTCGACCAAATCGCGCCGCACTACCGCATCGACCTCCGCCGCGAGGGGAACCTCGACCGGGTCGAAATCACGGTCGAACTGGTCGAGGAGTTCGGCGGGTCGCTGTCGGACCTCGAAGGGCGGATTCAAAAGCGACTCTCGAACGTGCTCTCGTTTACGCCCGACGAACTGAACCTCGTCGAGTACGGCGACATCGCGCGCACCGAGGTCGGAAAGGTCCAGCGCGTCTACGACCACCGCGGCCAGTAA
- a CDS encoding thiolase domain-containing protein, which yields MRDAYIVGAGQSKYGAFPDESYRSLFATAFEEALGSAGGVEAADIDEAVVGSLGVGGRQLGLSGPAVTEHVGLHGVPCSRIENACAASGYAVRQAVQAVKSGMADVALAGGYEVMTDMSGDVAKYWLGVSGETEWERLTGTTFAGVYAQMASAYLDAYDASPDHFSKVAVKNHANGAKNPKAHLGFECSLDDARNAPVVADPLNLYHCCPTSDGAAAVLVASEDVASACDDAVRVAGVGAASERVGLFQRDSYTAIESSERAATAAYEMAGLGPDDVDFAEVHDCFAIAELLAYEDLGFCERGHAPELVDSGATELGGDLPVNPSGGLKSKGHPIGATGAGQVVEAYKQLAGRAGDRQVAGANVGLTHNVGGSGGAAVVHVLEGGAL from the coding sequence ATGCGAGACGCATACATCGTCGGAGCGGGCCAATCGAAGTACGGCGCGTTTCCGGACGAGAGCTATCGGTCGCTGTTCGCGACCGCGTTCGAGGAGGCGCTGGGGAGCGCCGGCGGTGTCGAGGCGGCCGATATCGACGAGGCCGTCGTCGGGTCGCTCGGCGTCGGCGGGCGGCAACTCGGCTTATCGGGGCCGGCCGTGACGGAGCACGTCGGCCTCCACGGCGTCCCCTGTTCCCGAATCGAAAACGCCTGCGCCGCGAGCGGCTACGCGGTCAGACAGGCGGTGCAGGCGGTCAAAAGCGGGATGGCTGACGTGGCCCTCGCGGGCGGCTACGAGGTCATGACGGACATGAGCGGCGACGTGGCGAAGTACTGGCTCGGCGTCAGCGGCGAGACGGAGTGGGAGCGACTCACCGGGACGACGTTCGCGGGCGTCTACGCCCAGATGGCCTCGGCGTACCTCGACGCCTACGACGCCTCGCCGGACCACTTCTCGAAGGTCGCGGTGAAGAACCACGCGAACGGCGCGAAGAACCCGAAGGCGCACCTCGGCTTCGAGTGCTCGCTCGACGACGCGCGGAACGCGCCCGTCGTGGCCGACCCGCTGAACCTCTATCACTGCTGTCCGACCTCCGACGGCGCGGCCGCGGTTCTCGTCGCCAGCGAGGACGTGGCGAGCGCGTGCGACGACGCGGTCCGCGTCGCGGGCGTGGGTGCCGCCTCCGAGCGCGTCGGGCTGTTCCAGCGCGACAGCTACACCGCTATCGAGTCGTCCGAGCGGGCCGCCACGGCCGCCTACGAGATGGCCGGTCTCGGCCCCGACGACGTGGACTTCGCGGAGGTCCACGACTGCTTCGCCATCGCCGAGTTGCTGGCGTACGAGGACCTCGGCTTCTGCGAGCGCGGACACGCGCCTGAACTGGTCGACTCTGGGGCGACCGAACTCGGCGGCGACCTGCCCGTCAACCCCTCCGGCGGCCTGAAGTCGAAGGGCCACCCCATCGGCGCGACGGGCGCGGGGCAGGTCGTCGAGGCGTACAAACAGCTCGCCGGCCGTGCTGGGGACAGGCAGGTCGCGGGCGCGAACGTCGGCCTCACCCACAACGTCGGCGGGTCCGGCGGGGCCGCCGTCGTCCACGTCCTCGAAGGAGGCGCGCTATGA